The following are encoded together in the Lactuca sativa cultivar Salinas chromosome 1, Lsat_Salinas_v11, whole genome shotgun sequence genome:
- the LOC111910386 gene encoding uncharacterized protein LOC111910386: MMGSRRTNEKDQPPSFTNPIIQANCIAPNTQSTSNVAFQEANVSAGHFESIPDSPLLISPGWENMYSMNQPITQRMPETSGNPMAYLTNPSSFQNPQLNLNSSTANTDLQEVPLVPEWNTKWNPQFINQGHNAISAGGMNNGAVISNFDNPWSSKNPTTARNFAGDLQMNRQAGESKFGPFNRPQLDGHFAHSPLHYRPRDTAPIHTQNNVNFNNSQCGVQGKVERSFLSLGIGGTEEAIPTSQPGSRETSDKLKESASAELKMARARKAMGQTLNANFPGFQRSTSGFSNQLDRITSTGNEVGVHCTPNSGPGSSPYHILEMQQNDMQHGISRHDDSNSTFLSNRNAGYGDANHYRVSAGNQAVHSGTIGGNSAQFLNSQQHALNRVVQESAKPSYTMSHTPSGKLQNIRFKTTNTPPSESSMNSSLKLGSGSSSTRQNYAGKHPYLQNHMPSQGPGGGLLSQNQRTAVPQVSWVSSGQGVTDLPFPKRLGVEVNGRDSPQPAERQISLQTTSAGQSQTRQYPDNVVRPSIAPVSYPMNPQGPLFSHGQSQMVQLPNNPRGQAPTTSVDGLSNKSEYYARPYHKRSAVAPPSGPHWVQRQKMSHPTTTHHSTPIRFPTKPAAPVTANLAHPSIPIYQSQSQTQQRVRALMNPSIPYTSNFRPRVPVTAAPSPTVSHITWKDPETSPPELTKYKCLLCKRDLSLTSEGAVYQPTAPPAVAVLPCGHTFHDQCLQKITPQDQAKDPPCIPCAIGEN, from the exons ATGATGGGAAGTAGAAGAACAAATGAGAAGGACCAACCCCCTAGCTTTACTAATCCAATAATACAAGCAAATTGTATTGCTCCAAATACACAATCAACCAGCAATGTGGCTTTTCAAGAAGCAAATGTTTCTGCAGGTCATTTTGAGTCCATCCCAGATTCTCCCCTCCTGATCTCCCCTGGTTGGGAGAATATGTATTCAATGAATCAGCCAATTACCCAAAGGATGCCTGAAACTAGTGGAAACCCCATGGCTTATCTCACGAACCCTAGTAGCTTCCAGAACCCCCAACTTAACCTGAATTCCAGTACTGCAAACACAGACCTTCAAGAAGTTCCATTAGTACCTGAATGGAACACGAAATGGAATCCACAGTTTATCAATCAAGGACACAATGCAATTTCAGCTGGTGGGATGAACAATGGAGCTGTCATTAGTAACTTTGATAACCCATGGTCTAGTAAGAATCCAACTACTGCTAGAAATTTTGCTGGAGATCTTCAGATGAACAGACAGGCTGGAGAATCAAAGTTTGGACCATTTAATAGACCACAGTTAGATGGACATTTTGCTCACTCGCCTTTGCATTATCGCCCTAGAGACACTGCACCAATTCATACTCAAAACAATGTCAACTTCAATAACAGTCAATGTGGGGTTCAAGGAAAAGTTGAGAGGAGTTTCCTGAGTCTTGGAATTGGAGGCACTGAAGAAGCCATACCTACCTCTCAACCTGGCAGCAGAGAGACTTCTGACAAGCTAAAAGAATCAGCTTCAGCTGAGTTAAAAATGGCTCGTGCTCGGAAAGCTATGGGTCAAACTTTAAATGCTAATTTTCCAGGTTTCCAGAGAAGCACTAGTGGTTTCTCCAATCAATTGGATCGAATAACCTCAACTGGAAATGAGGTTGGAGTTCATTGTACTCCAAATAGTGGGCCAGGTTCTAGCCCTTATCATATTTTAGAAATGCAACAAAATGATATGCAGCATGGCATTTCTAGGCATGATGATAGCAACTCAACTTTTCTGAGCAACAGGAATGCAGGTTATGGAGATGCGAATCATTATAGAGTCTCTGCAGGTAATCAAGCTGTGCATTCAGGAACAATTGGTGGCAATTCAGCTCAATTTCTCAATTCCCAGCAACATGCTTTAAATAGGGTTGTGCAAGAATCTGCTAAGCCTTCATATACCATGTCTCATACACCTTCTGGGAAGCTACAGAATATCCGTTTCAAAACCACAAACACCCCGCCATCAGAGAGTTCCATGAATTCTTCTCTCAAACTTGGAAGTGGTTCTAGTTCTACCAGACAGAATTATGCAG GAAAACATCCCTATTTACAGAATCACATGCCTAGCCAAGGTCCTGGGGGTGGTCTGCTTTCACAGAACCAGAGGACAGCAGTTCCTCAAGTATCTTGGGTTAGCAGTGGTCAAGGTGTAACAGATCTCCCATTCCCAAAAAGGCTGGGAGTTGAGGTTAATGGGAGAGATAGCCCTCAACCTGCTGAGAGACAAATAAGCTTGCAGACAACTAGTGCAG gtcaaagtcaaacacGTCAGTATCCAGATAATGTTGTTCGACCTTCTATTG CACCTGTCAGTTATCCGATGAATCCTCAAGGTCCCCTTTTCAGTCATG GCCAATCTCAAATGGTTCAGCTTCCTAACAATCCTAGAGGACAAGCTCCTACAACTTCTGTTGATGGTCTCTCTAATAAGTCTGAGTATTATGCGAGACCATATCACAAGAGAAGTGCAGTGGCCCCACCTTCAGGCCCCCATTGGGTTCAACGCCAGAAGATGTCACATCCAACAACTACTCATCATTCAACGCCAATCCGATTCCCCACAAAACCAGCTGCTCCTGTAACAGCCAATCTTGCTCATCCTTCCATACCAATCTACCAATCACAATCACAGACTCAACAACGTGTTCGTGCTCTTATGAATCCATCTATACCTTACACATCAAATTTTAGACCTCGTGTTCCTGTGACAGCTGCTCCTAGTCCTACAGTCTCTCATATTACATGGAAAG ATCCTGAGACAAGTCCTCCTGAATTGACAAAATATAAATGCTTGCTATGCAAGAGGGATCTTTCATTAACATCAGAAGGTGCAGTATACCAGCCTACAGCACCACCAGCAGTTGCTGTTCTTCCTTGTGGCCATACTTTTCATGATCAATGTTTGCAAAAAATCACTCCTCAAGACCAAGCAAAAGATCCGCCTTGCATTCCTTGCGCCATTGGTGAAAATTAG